A single window of Drosophila suzukii chromosome 3, CBGP_Dsuzu_IsoJpt1.0, whole genome shotgun sequence DNA harbors:
- the rpk gene encoding pickpocket protein 28 has product MFVRAKNGIDSMTISDFNLESNEGADMKSKNKKMEGSVACEGFIATYHEYCENTSIHGVQYLGERERPMRERIFWLFVFLISIYGCSTLILSAYTKWTETPVIVSFAEKSTPVWNIPFPAVTVCSETKRVLKQKGKETSYADLYSQFTEEMRASRVFKPQNVSALEMEEFRTLLHVCNTQIIEEDMPLIGGDELDYFDILERMLPQFDRYFFYCRWLSRFGECEKFFRKTLTEEGICFTFNGLRATEIYREDTYQYQHCGEALEMENISSSHAPWALETGYAHLSDVETFPARVLSAGARSGIFLALQSFKQEVDYACRGPVQGFKVLLHSPDDVPQVSKQFVRIPMGKEVLIAVKPSMITMSSGIAEYHPIRRQCFLSHERSLRFFKVYTESNCQLECLANYTLTKCGCVKFSMPRNMDMPVCGEDKIHCYDRAERQLLVREFKRVRALNAAREDWRGVESACNCMPACTSLVYNTEISQANFDLEEMLQAEGDTEFMQEYPGSQMSRLSIYFKQSQFITSKRSELYGMTEFLANCGGIFGLFMGFSFLSMVEMIYHFTLRLFTNLKRMVKEQ; this is encoded by the exons ATGTTTGTACGCGCCAAGAATGGAATAGATAGTATGACTATATCTGACTTCAATCTCGAGAGCAACGAGGGTGCCGACATGAagtccaaaaacaaaaaaatggagGGTTCCGTAGCCTGCGAAGGATTTATTGCCACTTATCATGAGTATTGCGAAAACACCTCCATCCACGGAGTCCAATATCTGGGCGAGCGGGAGCGTCCCATGCGGGAGCGCATCTTCTGGCTGTTCGTATTCCTGATCTCAATATACGGGTGTTCAACGTTAATCCTCAGTGCCTACACCAAGTGGACCGAAACG CCCGTGATCGTAAGCTTCGCTGAGAAATCGACCCCCGTGTGGAACATCCCATTTCCAGCGGTTACTGTTTGTTCGGAGACCAAACGGGTGTTAAAGCAGAAAG GTAAGGAGACCTCCTATGCGGATCTTTACAGCCAGTTCACCGAGGAAATGCGTGCTTCGCGAGTGTTTAAGCCCCAAAATGTTAGTGCCCTCGAGATGGAGGAGTTCCGAACCCTGCTGCACGTCTGCAACACGCAGATCATTGAGGAGGACATGCCCTTAATAGGCGGTGATGAGCTGGACTACTTTGATATCTTGGAAAGGATGCTGCCCCAGTTTGACCGGTATTTCTTCTACTGCCGCTGGCTGAGTCGCTTTGGCGAGTGCGAAAAATTCTTTCGGAAAACTCTTACGGAGGAGGGCATCTGCTTTACCTTCAATGGACTAAGGGCCACCGAGATATACCGGGAGGACACCTATCAGTACCAGCATTGCGGGGAAGCCTTGGAAATGGAAAACATAAGCTCGAGCCATGCGCCCTGGGCGCTGGAAACGGGCTATGCGCACCTTAGCGATGTGGAAACTTTTCCAGCGAGGGTTTTGAGTGCCGGAGCGCGATCCGGCATTTTCCTGGCGCTCCAAAGTTTTAAGCAGGAAGTAGACTACGCCTGCCGCGGACCTGTTCAGGGTTTTAAG GTGCTGCTCCATTCCCCCGATGATGTTCCGCAGGTGTCCAAGCAGTTCGTGCGGATTCCAATGGGCAAGGAGGTGCTGATCGCGGTGAAGCCTAGCATGATCACTATGTCTTCAGGTATCGCCGAGTACCATCCGATCCGGCGGCAGTGCTTCCTGAGCCACGAAAGATCGCTGCGCTTCTTCAAGGTTTACACGGAATCCAACTGCCAGCTGGAGTGCCTGGCCAACTACACACTGACCAAGTGTGGGTGTGTGAAGTTCTCGATGCCTAGGAACATGGATATGCCTGTGTGCGGTGAAGATAAGATCCACTGCTACGACAGGGCGGAAAGGCAACTATTGGTCAGAGAGTTCAAGCGGGTCAGAGCTCTGAATGCCGCTCGAGAGGATTGGCGAGGCGTGGAGTCCGCCTGTAACTGCATGCCCGCTTGCACGTCCCTCGTCTACAACACGGAGATCTCACAGGCCAATTTCGATCTGGAGGAAATGCTCCAGGCCGAGGGAGACACTGAATTCATGCAGGAGTATCCCGGCTCCCAGATGTCCCGTCTGTCCATATATTTTAAGCAAAGCCAGTTCATCACTTCTAAGCGCTCGGAGCTGTACGGCATGACCGAATTCCTTGCAAATTGTGGTGGTATCTTCGGTTTGTTTATGGGGTTCTCATTTTTAAGTATGGTGGAGATGATTTACCACTTCACCCTGCGGCTTTTCACAAATCTGAAGCGCATGGTCAAAGAACAGTAG
- the Dlip2 gene encoding uncharacterized protein Dlip2, with the protein MGTRSCAYKNCEYYYSTHDNTQSKGRALFAFPKQPERARIWHENGQVHPKIPQTQLYLCSTHFDPKFISSSKNRTLLVGEAVPYRYGEKGPDTEDQPEQVASTSQESYFINLSDDKVTINSVDTTSRTNPPESDHDHEALPAKRAKESQSTIGRSVKKTPKTDPSSTEAPVSVEPGIIDTSEVSVFTFKGQEYVQMSMEYYLKEQRKMAELLENYKNALRAIKEHVSELDL; encoded by the exons atgggTACGAGGTCTTGCGCGTACAAGAATTGCGAATATTATTATTCCACGCACGACAACACTCAGTCTAAGGGAAGAGCCCTGTTCGCCTTTCCCAAACAACCTGAAAGGGCGCGAATCTGGCACGAGAATGGACAAGTGCACCCGAAGATTCCTCAAACCCAGCTCTATCTGTGCTCCACTCACTTCGACCCCAAGTTCATATCCTCCTCCAAAAACCGAacgctccttgtgggcgaggCGGTGCCGTATCGGTACGGGGAAAAAGGTCCCGATACGGAGGATCAGCCTGAACAGGTGGCCTCAACTTCCCAGGAGAGCTACTTTATAAACCTGAGCGATGATAAAGTGACCATCAACAGTGTGGACACTACCTCAAGGACCAACCCTCCTGAGAGTGATC ATGACCACGAGGCTCTCCCCGCCAAGCGCGCGAAGGAATCGCAATCAACCATTGGCCGTTCTGTGAAGAAAACGCCTAAAACGGATCCCAGTTCCACTGAAGCACCTGTTAGTGTTGAGCCTGGGATTATTGATACTTCCGAAGTGTCAGTATTCACTTTTAAGGGACAGGAGTACGTACAAATGTCTATGGAGTATTACTTGAAGGAGCAACGGAAGATGGCCGAACTACTAGAAAACTACAAGAACGCTTTAAGGGCTATCAAGGAACACGTCTCCGAGCTGGACCTTTGA
- the MED31 gene encoding mediator of RNA polymerase II transcription subunit 31 isoform X1: MAKMYGKGKTAIESEEQQKRRWQIELEFVQCLSNPNYLNFLAQRGFFKDQSFINYLKYLQYWKEPDYAKYLMYPMCLYFLDLLQYEHFRREIVNSQCCKFIDDQAILQWQHYTRKRIKLIENVTAAQQQQQQLQQQQQQANGVEAATGGEAAAATPNVNGAAATADCQQTVTALPAQAQAGNPQQQQQQINGLATGANIKLELN; the protein is encoded by the exons ATGGCCAAAATGTACGGAAAGGGTAAGA CTGCGATCGAGTCGGAGGAGCAGCAGAAGCGGCGCTGGCAGATCGAGCTGGAGTTCGTGCAGTGCCTGTCCAACCCCAACTATCTCAACT TCCTTGCCCAGCGTGGATTTTTCAAGGACCAGTCGTTTATCAACTACCTGAAGTATCTGCAGTACTGGAAGGAGCCGGATTATGCCAAATACCTCATGTACCCAATGTGCCTCTACTTTCTCGACTTGCTTCAATACGAGCACTTCCGCCGCGAGATCGTTAATTCGCAGTGCTGCAAGTTCATAGACGACCAAGCCATTCTCCAGTGGCAACACTACACTCGCAAGCGGATCAAACTGATCGAGAACGTGACGGccgcccagcagcaacaacagcagctgcagcagcaacagcagcaggcaAACGGCGTGGAGGCTGCAACGGGAGGCGAAGCTGCGGCAGCTACGCCCAACGTGAACGGAGCAGCTGCAACAGCAGACTGCCAACAGACGGTCACTGCCCTGCCTGCACAGGCTCAGGCGGGAAatccccagcagcagcagcaacaaattAATGGCCTTGCAACAGGGGCCAACATCAAACTAGAGTTAAACTAG
- the LOC108013796 gene encoding serine/arginine-rich splicing factor 4 yields MNTGISLNERFTQIQSKQPPQGRGRSRSRSRSRRIVDSGAGNPGVSAANSRLLQEFKRRHTVQTALKLKRRSLRTTGVSGRGARVGGVKSLRLAPNGKPMRSNNVTRVATMRADLVASGNAARNRRGGSSTRRFPASNGGGVGGLRQRLGQRRPSVGGAAERVERRQRQQQQQAPRGRSRSRSRSRLPQPQRTDRGRSQSRGRSVGRSQSRNRDRSAQGRVPVKQRLSVKHRLGVRSGQGNIQGNNTAKNPRQRRAPSQLRGVAGGRVDKRRNAQISQKKGVSASLAGRQGRPRGRSAVRNAAGGGVAVNNSGPTRRSRSRNRVNTVAAAAATATDQGRANIRQRRGRSAGAAKGNNISKNNRNGKINKNGKSKAANGGKQAPQQQARRGRSRSRKPTGKPQRTEVKREDLDMELDQYMSTTKSEMDYLLK; encoded by the exons ATGAACACTGGAATCTCCCTAAATGAGCGCTTCACGCAGATCCAGTCGAAGCAGCCGCCGCAAGGACGCGGTCGCAGCCGCTCGAGAAGCAGGAGCCGGCGGATCGTGGACAGCGGAGCTGGAAATCCGGGAGTCTCGGCGGCAAACTCCCGCCTGCTGCAGGAGTTCAAGCGGCGCCACACCGTCCAGACGGCCCTTAAACTGAAGCGC AGAAGCTTACGGACCACCGGCGTGAGCGGTCGCGGAGCCCGCGTCGGCGGCGTCAAGTCGCTGCGCCTGGCGCCAAACGGAAAGCCCATGCGGTCCAACAACGTGACCCGGGTAGCAAC GATGCGTGCCGATCTAGTAGCTAGCGGCAACGCAGCCCGCAATCGCCGCGGCGGCAGCAGCACTCGCCGTTTCCCCGCCTCGAACGGTGGAGGTGTCGGTGGCCTGCGTCAGCGGCTGGGACAGCGCCGCCCTTCAGTGGGAGGTGCCGCCGAGCGCGTTGAGCGGCGCCAgagacagcagcagcagcaagcCCCACGAGGACGTTCCCGCTCGCGATCTCGTTCGCGTCTCCCACAACCACAGCGCACAGACAGAGGTCGCTCTCAGAGCCGTGGTCGCAGCGTAGGGCGTTCCCAGAGCCGCAATCGCGATCGCTCCGCCCAAGGGCGTGTTCCGGTTAAACAGCGCCTTTCGGTCAAGCATCGCCTTGGCGTGCGTTCCGGCCAGGGAAACATCCAGGGCAACAACACGGCCAAGAACCCACGACAGCGTCGGGCACCGAGCCAACTACGAGGCGTGGCCGGCGGAAGGGTGGATAAGCGTCGTAACGCCCAGATTTCTCAAAAGAAGGGAGTCTCCGCCTCACTCGCTGGACGCCAGGGACGTCCACGCGGAAG atCTGCTGTAAGGAAcgctgctggtggtggtgtggcTGTTAACAATTCTGGCCCCACGCGTCGCTCACGGTCACGCAATCGCGTCAACACCGTcgctgctgccgctgccacCGCTACCGATCAGGGCCGGGCTAATATTCGCCAGCGTCGCGGACGCAGTGCGGGCGCTGCGAAGGGAAACAACATCAGCAAGAACAACAGAAAtggtaaaatcaacaaaaacGGCAAGAGCAAGGCGGCAAACGGTGGCAAACAAGCCCCGCAGCAACAGGCTCGCCGGGGACGCAGTCGTAGTCGTAAGCCTACAG GTAAGCCACAGCGCACTGAGGTAAAACGCGAGGATCTGGATATGGAGCTCGATCAGTACATGTCTACTACAAAGTCTGAGATGGACTACTTGCTGAAGTAA
- the slx1 gene encoding structure-specific endonuclease subunit SLX1 homolog, with translation MNSYATQEAVSEQEETVARKGHFYGVYLLCSQSLDPRYRGKCYVGFTVNPKRRIRQHNLGCDFGGARKTSRKGPWQMVMIVHGFPNNIVALQFEWAWQQPSLSTRLKMYPELRRKLPRENYFDYNFRILSKMLGVGPWHRLPLTVRWLETDYERAFDVPLPSQMEIVSGKVSISASQRKRADDAEAPPPVAWAPECHLCIQQIEQPERSRLGCTNPTCRLTCHMLCLANYLLGDEPGHYIPIGGECPLCETRLSWAALLQRKRLLSGVPEELQDQEDDLSDEIDVDSEVEYVPD, from the exons ATGAACTCCTACG CCACCCAGGAAGCAGTTAGTGAGCAGGAGGAAACCGTCGCCCGCAAAGGCCACTTCTACGGCGTCTATTTGCTTTGCAGTCAGAGTTTGGATCCTCGATATAGAGGAAAGTGCTATGTGGGCTTCACCGTGAACCCAAAACGCCGGATACGCCAGCACAATCTGGGGTGCGACTTTGGAGGCGCAAGAAAAACCAGCCGCAAGGGGCCCTGGCAAATGGTAATGATCGTTCACGGATTCCCGAATAATATTGTGGCACTACAGTTTGAGTGGGCTTGGCAACAGCCCTCGCTTTCCACTAGACTCAAAATGTACCCAGAGTTAAGACGGAAATTGCCCAGGGAGAACTACTTTGACTACAACTTCAGGATCCTTAGTAAGATGCTGGGAGTCGGCCCTTGGCATCGATTGCCCCTCACCGTTCGCTGGCTAGAGACGGATTATGAGAGGGCATTTGATGTGCCACTTCCTAGCCAAATGGAGATTGTAAGTGGTAAGGTTTCCATTAGTGCCTCACAACGTAAGAGAGCTGATGACGCTGAGGCTCCTCCACCTGTGGCTTGGGCTCCCGAGTGTCACCTATGTATACAGCAAATCGAGCAGCCGGAAAGATCCCGGCTTGGATGTACAAATCCGACCTGTCGGCTCACCTGCCACATGCTGTGCTTGGCCAATTATCTCCTGGGCGATGAGCCTGGTCACTATATCCCAATTGGAGGCGAGTGCCCGCTTTGCGAGACCCGCCTCAGTTGGGCAGCCCTACTGCAGCGCAAACGTCTCCTGTCGGGCGTGCCCGAGGAACTGCAGGACCAGGAAGACGATCTTAGCGATGAAATCGATGTGGACAGCGAGGTGGAATATGTGCCGGATTGA
- the MED31 gene encoding mediator of RNA polymerase II transcription subunit 31 isoform X2 — protein MNSYAAIESEEQQKRRWQIELEFVQCLSNPNYLNFLAQRGFFKDQSFINYLKYLQYWKEPDYAKYLMYPMCLYFLDLLQYEHFRREIVNSQCCKFIDDQAILQWQHYTRKRIKLIENVTAAQQQQQQLQQQQQQANGVEAATGGEAAAATPNVNGAAATADCQQTVTALPAQAQAGNPQQQQQQINGLATGANIKLELN, from the exons ATGAACTCCTACG CTGCGATCGAGTCGGAGGAGCAGCAGAAGCGGCGCTGGCAGATCGAGCTGGAGTTCGTGCAGTGCCTGTCCAACCCCAACTATCTCAACT TCCTTGCCCAGCGTGGATTTTTCAAGGACCAGTCGTTTATCAACTACCTGAAGTATCTGCAGTACTGGAAGGAGCCGGATTATGCCAAATACCTCATGTACCCAATGTGCCTCTACTTTCTCGACTTGCTTCAATACGAGCACTTCCGCCGCGAGATCGTTAATTCGCAGTGCTGCAAGTTCATAGACGACCAAGCCATTCTCCAGTGGCAACACTACACTCGCAAGCGGATCAAACTGATCGAGAACGTGACGGccgcccagcagcaacaacagcagctgcagcagcaacagcagcaggcaAACGGCGTGGAGGCTGCAACGGGAGGCGAAGCTGCGGCAGCTACGCCCAACGTGAACGGAGCAGCTGCAACAGCAGACTGCCAACAGACGGTCACTGCCCTGCCTGCACAGGCTCAGGCGGGAAatccccagcagcagcagcaacaaattAATGGCCTTGCAACAGGGGCCAACATCAAACTAGAGTTAAACTAG